GCGCTGCCGGTCAAAACGTGCCCCGCACGGCGCAGTTCGCCCGCAAGACATTCGCTGTCCACTCTGTTTTTAGCGCAGCCAAGGCTTAAAATGAAAATCTTCACGGCAAAAACCCCTTACATTTTTCTGACGCAATTATTTTACAACAGATTTTGCCGATTTTACGATATACTATTGTCACAAACGATACGGAGGAAAAAATTATGCTTTCATACGCGGCAGCTCTATTTCACACTTTCATCGCATGGCTTGTGGCAACAATAGGCAGGCTCGGATATTTCGGAATAACGGGGCTTATGTTCCTTGAGTCCTCCTGCTTCCCTTTCCCGAGCGAGGTCGTAATGCCGCCTGCGGGCTATCTTGCAAGCAAAGGCGAGATGAGTCTGCTCGCCGCAATATTCTTCGGCATACTCGGCAGCATACTCGGCGCTCTTTTCAACTACTGGCTCGCAGTCCGCTGGGGACGCCCCTTCCTTGAAAAGTACGGCAAATATCTGTTCATCAGCAAAGAATCTCTTGACAAAGCAGAGGAATTCTTCGCAAAACACGGGCATATAAGCACCTTTACGGGCAGGCTGCTGCCCGTTATCCGCCAGTACATTTCGCTTCCGGCAGGGCTTGCGCGTATGGACATGAAGCAGTTCTGCGCCTACACGGCTCTCGGCAGCGGAATATGGGTCGTCATACTTGCGTTGCTCGGTTATTTCCTCGGCAACAACGAAGCGCTCATCCACACCGAGCTCAAAAAAATATCCTTCGGGCTCATCGCCGGCTGCATGCTGCTTGTCGTAATCTACGCCATACGTTATAAAAAGAAAAGGGAGAAATAGAATACTTCTATTTAACAAAATCAAGATTTTTATAGTTTTGTTAAATAGAATTAACGTTCTACTTAACAATATTAAGATTTTTGCTATTTTGTTAAATAGAAATTGTCAAAGCCAAGTGCATGCGCTCCATGCAGAAGACGGATAATAAAGACAACAAAAAATCTGCTCAGGCAACTGAGCGGATTTAATTCACCAATACTTTAATATTCAAATTCCATAATTTCTTTTACGATGTTTTTTCCGCCGAAGCCGCCTGATTTTGATACGAGCAGAAATTCGCGTTCGGCATTTTTCGCCCTGCAGAGCACCGTACCGGAGGATATTTCACAAAGCGGCGTTATCTCCGTGCAGCCAAGCCTTCTGACAACCTGTATCAGCGTGTCGCCGCCGAAAATCGCAAGCAGGTCGGGGCAAAGCTTTTCAAAAAGCCGCTTCGTCTTCCCCGATATTTTCTCGGAGGTTTCAAGCCTCAGCTTTTCAAGCTGTTCCGCCGAATAAGCCGACAGATCGGGTTCTTTTTCGCAGTCTGCCGAGGAGATAACGGCAGCGCCTTTTTCGGCAAAGCACCGTTCAATTTTTTCATCACCGGCGTCAAGCATGAATATCTCAATTTCCTTTGCCGCTTCTTTCAGCTGGGCAAGCGTTATCGCGTTCACACTGCCTGACACGAGCAGAATTTTTGCCCTGCCTGAAAGTCTTTTTCTCTCCGCTCCGCCGCAGTCAAGCCCCAAAAGCTTCGGAAGATATTCCGCAAAGCCCGCGCAACCGGACAGAGCCGTTGTTTCCGTCATTTTTTCAGCCGCCAAGCGCAAATCTTCTTCCGTTTCAGCATCGTGAACGCGGATAAAAGGCTCTGAAAGCGTTTCGCCGAGCACGACCTTAACGTCTGACTGCTCGGCGATTATGTCCGGTATATAGGAATGTTTAACAGGATTGAAAGGGTCCGCGCCGAAAACAGATTTCGCCGTTTCAACACCTGATACATACTGAATCCCGCCCTTTGTAGTGCGTCCGTTTTTCGGAAACGCAGGGACAAACTCCAGCACAGGAGCCCCAACGGCTTTCAAAAGCGCAGAAAGTTCGGCGCCTATGTTGCCGCGAAGCGCCGAGTCTGTTTTTTTGTAAAAATATTTTACGCCCTCCCCACGCGCCTTTTCCGCAATTTCAAACACCTTTTTATAGGCTGTTTCAGGCGCGTCGTGACGGCTTTCGAGGTCAACCACAAGAGCCTCTGCGGGATAATCCGCAAGCTTTCCGCAGCCGCCCGAAAAAAGCACAGAGGTCGCTATCCCTGCCTTTGCGAACTGAACGCCGGTGTCAAGAGCGCCGGTGAAATCGTCGGCAAGGACGAGAAGTTTAGTCATTTTTCGTGCCGAATTTTACCGCCGCCATATCGCACGCCGTGTAAATTGCGTCAACAAGGCTCTGTTCGTTGGCAAAACCCATGCCTGCGTGGCCAAAAGCGGTTCCGTGGTCAACGCTCGTGCGGATAATCGGAAGTCCGACGGTGATGTTCACACCCGACATGGCAGTGAATTTGTTCGTCTTTGAGTCAAGCTTGAAGCCGCAAAGCTTGAGAGGTATATGTCCCTGGTCGTGATACATGGCGACAACTATATCGTACTTTCCGGCAATCGCCTTAACGAAAACTGTGTCAGGCGGAATAGGACCGTCAACGTCAATGCCCTTCGCGCGGCATTTTTCAATCGCTGGAATAATCGAAACGTTTTCCTCGTCCCCGAAAAGTCCGTGTTCCGAGCAGTGAGCGTTAAGTCCGGCAACAGCTATGCGCGGGTTGTCGTTGCCGAGCAGATGCATAGCCTCTTTTGCAAGCTCTATCGTCGTTTCAACGCGTTCGGGATGCTCGCGGATAACGTCGCAGGCGCCTCTCATAGAAACGTGCGTCGTAACGTGAACAACGCGGAGTCCGGGCGCGGTAAGAAGCATTCCGTAATCTTCCGTACCCGTGTATTTGGCAAAAATTTCCGTATGTCCGGCGTAGGCGTGCCCCGCAAGGTTGATTGCTTCCTTGTTGATAGGTCCTGTGACGACCGCGTGGAGCCCGCCCTTCATTGCAAGCTCTATACCAGTAGTAACGTAATTAAAGGAGGCGTCTCCGCAGTTCTTCTGCACCTTGCCGAACTCCCAGCCGCCTTCCTTAATCATTCCGAGGTCTATCAGGTCGATAACTCCGAAGTGTCCCTTTGCTTCCGCCGGGCTTTTGATAGTGTTTATCGCAAGCACCTCGTTGCTGTAGTGCAGCATTTTTTTCAAAACCGCGCTGTCGCCTATCACTACGGGAATGCAGCGCTCATAGACTGCCTTGTTTGAAAGAGCCTTGACCGTTATCTCCGCTCCTATGCCTGCCGGATCTCCCATTGTTATTCCAAGTGTGTAACGCATACTCAACACCGCCTCTAAAGATAAATGTTGTCGGATAACGGATCATATTTACAAAACGGCGTAATTGTAAAACAAATTTGAAAAAAATTCAAGACGAAACAAAAAAGACCCTGCCGAAGCAAAGCCTTTTAAATAATTCCGAAATCAGTTACTTCTTTTTTCCTGCGGCGTGTTCGACAAACTGCCTTGCCGCGCGTCCCGAGAAGCCGCCGTGCTTCAGCTCCCAGCGTATCGCGCCGAGGTCAAGTTCTTCGTTGATTTCAACGCCGTATTCCTTTGCCAGACCGTGAACGATGTTCAGATATTCTTTCTGCGCCGGCGATATAAATCTTATGAGCAGTCCGAAACGGTCAACAAGCGACATTTTTTCCTGCATAGTTTCGGATTCGTGCATATCCTCCTGCATATCCTCTTTGTCCTTCCAGCTCTCTTTCATGAGGTGGCGGCGGTTTGAGGTCGCGTAGATGAGCACGTTGTCAGGACGTTTTTCAAGTCCGCCTTCAATGAACGATTTGAGATATTTGTATTCTATTTCAAACTGCTCAAAGGAAAGGTCGTCCATATAGAGAACAAAGCGGTAATTGCGCTGCTTTATCTGATTTATGATTTCGTCAAGATCCTCAATCTGGTGTTTGTAGACTTCAACCATACGCAGTCCCTGTGCGGCGTATTCGTTGAG
The window above is part of the Candidatus Equadaptatus faecalis genome. Proteins encoded here:
- a CDS encoding DedA family protein — encoded protein: MLSYAAALFHTFIAWLVATIGRLGYFGITGLMFLESSCFPFPSEVVMPPAGYLASKGEMSLLAAIFFGILGSILGALFNYWLAVRWGRPFLEKYGKYLFISKESLDKAEEFFAKHGHISTFTGRLLPVIRQYISLPAGLARMDMKQFCAYTALGSGIWVVILALLGYFLGNNEALIHTELKKISFGLIAGCMLLVVIYAIRYKKKREK
- the pdxA gene encoding 4-hydroxythreonine-4-phosphate dehydrogenase PdxA, which gives rise to MRYTLGITMGDPAGIGAEITVKALSNKAVYERCIPVVIGDSAVLKKMLHYSNEVLAINTIKSPAEAKGHFGVIDLIDLGMIKEGGWEFGKVQKNCGDASFNYVTTGIELAMKGGLHAVVTGPINKEAINLAGHAYAGHTEIFAKYTGTEDYGMLLTAPGLRVVHVTTHVSMRGACDVIREHPERVETTIELAKEAMHLLGNDNPRIAVAGLNAHCSEHGLFGDEENVSIIPAIEKCRAKGIDVDGPIPPDTVFVKAIAGKYDIVVAMYHDQGHIPLKLCGFKLDSKTNKFTAMSGVNITVGLPIIRTSVDHGTAFGHAGMGFANEQSLVDAIYTACDMAAVKFGTKND